One Schistocerca cancellata isolate TAMUIC-IGC-003103 chromosome 1, iqSchCanc2.1, whole genome shotgun sequence genomic region harbors:
- the LOC126116694 gene encoding putative gustatory receptor 2a, producing the protein MGAIRRQLLRSVRPTLRREAELEEAATSGGRRCVAEGGLWRLQRARLALHRVARLCGQHFGLSLSLSFLNRLLQLVCTSYSSVLLANNWQHLSFGLRAVAAAFGVVLVVEASFLLALCWACSSAQDRAVRVGLVLDKIQSLLPPSVTSRSLQLAVENLRFSAAGFFDLDLRLFVALIGTSVTYVIILVQFRR; encoded by the coding sequence ATGGGCGCCATCCGCAGGCAGCTGCTGAGGAGTGTGCGGCCGACGCTGCGCAGGGAGGCGGAGCTGGAGGAGGCGGCGACCTCCGGAGggcggcggtgtgtggcggagggtgggcTGTGGCGGCTGCAGCGCGCCAGGCTGGCCCTGCACCGCGTCGCCCGCCTCTGCGGTCAACACTTTGGGCTCTCGCTGTCGCTGTCCTTCCTCAACCGCCTGCTCCAGCTCGTCTGTACCAGTTACAGCTCCGTGCTTCTGGCGAACAACTGGCAACACCTCTCGTTCGGATTACGTGCCGTTGCCGCTGCGTTCGGTGTTGTGTTGGTGGTTGAAGCCAGCTTCCTGCTAGCCCTGTGCTGGGCGTGCTCGTCTGCTCAGGATAGAGCTGTCAGAGTTGGCCTGGTGCTGGACAAGATTCAGTCCCTGCTGCCCCCCAGTGTTACGTCACGTTCTCTCCAATTGGCAGTGGAGAATCTGCGTTTTTCCGCTGCAGGCTTCTTTGACTTAGATCTACGTTTATTTGTTGCTCTTATTGGTACGAGTGTCACGTATGTTATAATACTTGTACAGTTTCGCAGATAA